In a single window of the Lebetimonas sp. JH292 genome:
- the rfaE1 gene encoding D-glycero-beta-D-manno-heptose-7-phosphate kinase, with the protein MIAVIGDFMIDHYLWGKSNRISPEAPVPVVEVEKEEDRLGGAGNVVNNLIILGAEVIVSSVIGKNSKRMLKLLEEKNVDTNGIFIDKSRETIIKSRVIASHQQVIRYDKESIEPISEEYEEKIIEFLNNNIENIEIILLSDYEKGVLTKSLTQKIIKLANRFNKKLIIDPKKDFSKYINAWMIKPNKKELETAAGMKIKNKDDLIKAGWKVKKELNLDYLLVTLSEDGMALFADKFVEVPTLAKEVYDVTGAGDTVLASLGYYLSKSNDLIKAMHFANAAAAVVVGKLGSEEIKETEKRIDNNVDYKIVDFNTIEKIANDLRSENKKIVFTNGCFDILHIGHVKYLQKAKALGDKLIVGVNSNESVRRLKGPKRQVNDEYDRAYLLASLEVVDYVVIFDEDTPYELIKKVKPDILVKGADYKGKEVVGSNIAKEVKLIDFVEGKSTTKIIKKVKNGE; encoded by the coding sequence ATGATAGCTGTAATTGGTGATTTTATGATAGACCATTATTTATGGGGAAAAAGCAATAGAATTTCACCAGAAGCGCCTGTGCCGGTAGTGGAAGTTGAAAAAGAAGAAGATAGACTTGGTGGGGCTGGAAATGTTGTAAATAATTTAATAATCCTAGGTGCTGAGGTAATTGTTTCAAGTGTTATTGGAAAAAATTCAAAAAGAATGTTAAAACTATTAGAGGAAAAAAATGTTGATACAAACGGAATTTTTATAGATAAATCCCGTGAGACTATTATAAAAAGCAGGGTAATAGCGTCCCATCAGCAGGTAATCAGGTATGATAAAGAAAGTATTGAACCAATCAGTGAGGAATATGAAGAAAAAATAATTGAATTTTTAAATAACAATATTGAAAATATTGAAATAATTCTTTTAAGCGATTATGAAAAAGGAGTTTTGACCAAGAGTCTCACACAAAAAATAATCAAACTTGCAAATAGATTTAATAAAAAGCTTATAATTGACCCCAAAAAAGATTTTTCAAAATATATAAACGCATGGATGATTAAACCTAATAAAAAAGAGCTTGAAACTGCTGCTGGTATGAAAATAAAAAATAAAGATGATTTAATAAAAGCTGGATGGAAAGTTAAAAAAGAACTAAATTTAGATTATCTTTTAGTAACTCTTAGTGAAGATGGGATGGCGCTTTTTGCTGATAAATTTGTAGAAGTACCAACTCTTGCAAAAGAAGTTTATGATGTAACGGGAGCCGGAGATACAGTTTTAGCTAGTTTGGGATATTATTTAAGTAAAAGCAATGATTTAATAAAAGCTATGCATTTTGCAAATGCAGCAGCAGCTGTGGTTGTTGGAAAGCTTGGAAGTGAAGAGATAAAAGAGACAGAAAAAAGAATAGATAATAATGTAGATTATAAAATTGTAGATTTTAATACAATTGAAAAAATAGCAAATGATTTAAGAAGTGAAAATAAAAAAATAGTTTTTACAAACGGATGTTTTGATATATTGCATATTGGACATGTTAAATATCTTCAAAAAGCTAAGGCTCTTGGTGATAAATTGATAGTCGGTGTTAATTCAAATGAATCAGTAAGAAGACTAAAAGGCCCTAAGAGACAGGTAAATGATGAATATGATAGAGCCTATTTATTAGCTTCTCTTGAAGTTGTGGATTATGTGGTAATTTTTGATGAAGATACTCCTTATGAGCTTATAAAAAAAGTAAAACCTGATATTTTAGTAAAAGGTGCTGATTATAAAGGAAAAGAGGTTGTAGGAAGTAATATTGCAAAAGAAGTTAAGTTAATTGATTTTGTTGAAGGGAAAAGTACTACAAAGATAATAAAAAAAGTGAAAAATGGTGAGTAG
- the gmhA gene encoding D-sedoheptulose 7-phosphate isomerase, with product MKHIETAKKMGKLLPLVVSAAELCLVSLKNGGKILLCGNGGSAADSQHIAAELSGRFKKERKALAGIALTTDTSALSAIGNDYGYEFVFSRQVEALANEEDTLIAISTSGNSKNVINAIKSAKKIGGKVITLTGKDGGEMKDLGDVNIIIPSNDTPRIQEMHIMVGHMICAMIDEEF from the coding sequence ATGAAGCATATAGAAACAGCTAAAAAAATGGGAAAATTACTGCCTCTTGTTGTAAGTGCGGCTGAGCTTTGTTTGGTTTCTTTAAAAAACGGAGGTAAAATACTTCTTTGCGGAAATGGAGGAAGTGCCGCTGATTCTCAGCATATTGCAGCAGAGCTTAGCGGAAGATTTAAAAAAGAAAGAAAGGCTCTTGCTGGAATTGCACTAACAACTGATACTTCAGCATTAAGTGCAATAGGAAATGATTACGGATATGAATTTGTTTTTTCAAGACAGGTTGAAGCTTTAGCAAATGAAGAAGATACACTAATAGCTATTTCAACAAGCGGAAATTCAAAAAATGTGATAAATGCAATAAAAAGTGCAAAAAAAATAGGGGGTAAAGTTATAACTCTTACAGGAAAAGACGGCGGGGAGATGAAAGATTTAGGAGATGTAAATATTATAATTCCTAGTAATGATACTCCAAGAATTCAAGAAATGCATATAATGGTAGGGCATATGATTTGCGCTATGATTGATGAAGAGTTTTAA
- a CDS encoding FtsW/RodA/SpoVE family cell cycle protein has product MQKVDALIFIIVAIFLLIGSLFSYSLPVFLETSKNLGEYHFVSRYLFFGFLGFAIMTILSFLNPDIWFNRLGWLIFIISSILVILMPFLPESIAPVINGARRWIKIGAFKFSPVEFFKIGVIFFLSWSFTRKVKNINSLKEEVKLILPYLIILGGFWYLILAFQSDLGQVMVMALVFAFMLLIAGGRFQTFTLIISGGIFVFILAVFSSKYRLLRFKAWLALMSSNFFPHPIVDTSPASYGQVQEALNAIHNGGILGKGIGNGVFKLGFLSDVHTDFVLAGIAEETGIIGISLIIILFSALIYRIFRIANRSEKKEYQLFAFGIGTLISLQFILNGLGVTSLIPIKGLTVPFLSYGGSSLLAFLTAIGMVLMVSKRAKL; this is encoded by the coding sequence TTGCAAAAAGTCGATGCGTTAATTTTTATTATAGTTGCCATATTTTTACTGATAGGTTCCCTTTTTTCGTATTCTCTGCCTGTTTTTTTAGAAACTTCAAAAAATCTGGGGGAATATCATTTTGTAAGCAGATATCTTTTTTTTGGTTTTTTAGGTTTTGCAATCATGACGATTCTTTCATTTCTGAATCCTGATATATGGTTTAACAGGCTTGGATGGCTGATTTTTATAATTTCTTCCATTTTGGTAATATTAATGCCTTTTTTACCCGAAAGTATTGCCCCTGTAATTAATGGCGCAAGAAGATGGATAAAAATAGGGGCGTTTAAATTTTCCCCCGTTGAATTCTTCAAAATCGGAGTAATATTTTTTTTATCATGGTCTTTTACAAGAAAAGTAAAAAACATCAATTCCCTAAAAGAAGAGGTAAAACTTATTTTACCCTATCTTATAATACTGGGAGGTTTTTGGTATCTGATACTTGCTTTTCAATCAGATTTGGGACAGGTTATGGTAATGGCTTTAGTTTTTGCTTTTATGTTATTAATTGCAGGTGGCAGATTTCAAACATTCACTTTAATTATTTCAGGCGGTATTTTTGTATTTATTTTAGCCGTTTTTTCATCTAAATACCGCCTTTTAAGGTTTAAAGCATGGTTGGCCCTTATGTCATCAAATTTTTTCCCACATCCGATAGTTGACACTTCCCCAGCAAGTTACGGACAGGTCCAGGAAGCTTTGAATGCAATTCACAACGGTGGAATTTTGGGAAAAGGCATAGGAAACGGTGTATTCAAACTCGGATTTTTAAGCGATGTTCATACCGATTTTGTATTGGCCGGTATTGCGGAAGAAACAGGTATAATAGGAATCAGCTTAATTATAATTTTATTCAGCGCCTTAATTTACAGAATATTCAGAATTGCAAACAGGAGCGAAAAAAAAGAATATCAGCTTTTTGCCTTTGGAATAGGGACTTTAATTTCACTTCAGTTTATTTTAAACGGACTTGGAGTAACTTCACTTATCCCAATTAAAGGTTTAACAGTCCCATTTTTAAGCTATGGAGGAAGTTCACTTCTTGCTTTTTTAACAGCAATTGGAATGGTTTTGATGGTTAGTAAAAGAGCTAAGTTATAA
- the flgB gene encoding flagellar basal body rod protein FlgB, giving the protein MFKTINFLEKSLEYRKIRQDLIASNIANADTPYYRPRDIRFEDTLRNEIEHKNNKKLELAKTNAMHLEPKNVEDKNEPVVFFRDGHLARNDGNSVDIDVETTEMAKNALMYNAEVAAVKKRIDLFKLVIDSSKNI; this is encoded by the coding sequence TTGTTTAAAACAATTAATTTTTTGGAAAAATCACTTGAATACAGAAAAATCAGGCAAGATTTAATTGCAAGCAATATTGCAAACGCCGATACTCCTTATTACAGACCGAGAGATATAAGATTTGAAGATACCCTAAGAAATGAAATAGAACACAAAAATAATAAAAAATTAGAGCTTGCAAAAACTAATGCTATGCATTTGGAGCCTAAAAATGTAGAAGATAAAAATGAGCCTGTTGTGTTTTTCAGAGATGGTCATTTGGCAAGAAATGACGGAAACAGCGTTGATATAGATGTAGAAACTACGGAAATGGCAAAAAATGCCCTTATGTATAACGCCGAAGTGGCTGCAGTAAAAAAAAGAATAGATTTGTTTAAGCTGGTAATTGATTCAAGCAAGAATATATAG
- the flgC gene encoding flagellar basal body rod protein FlgC — MGFLNSFDISGYGLSAQRFRINIISENIANANTTRTDEGGPYRRKEVVFKAVPFEKTLNKELENNASFAGYENPLDEEGEDGAKAKPPIETVMVDKVVRDDSKPILKYDPTNPDANAKGYVAYPNINPVIEMADLLEATRAYQANVAAFQSAKTMANSAINILQS; from the coding sequence ATGGGTTTTTTAAACAGTTTTGATATATCCGGATACGGACTTTCAGCCCAGAGATTCAGAATAAATATCATTTCAGAAAATATTGCAAACGCAAATACCACAAGAACCGATGAAGGCGGGCCGTACAGAAGAAAAGAGGTTGTTTTTAAAGCTGTGCCTTTTGAAAAAACGCTTAACAAAGAACTTGAAAACAATGCTTCTTTTGCAGGATATGAAAATCCTTTGGATGAAGAGGGGGAAGACGGTGCAAAGGCGAAACCCCCTATTGAAACTGTAATGGTGGATAAAGTGGTAAGGGATGATTCAAAACCGATTTTAAAATATGACCCGACAAACCCTGATGCAAATGCCAAAGGTTATGTAGCGTATCCAAATATTAATCCTGTAATTGAAATGGCCGATTTATTGGAAGCAACAAGGGCGTATCAGGCTAACGTGGCGGCATTTCAGAGTGCAAAAACAATGGCGAACAGTGCCATAAACATATTACAAAGCTAA
- the fliE gene encoding flagellar hook-basal body complex protein FliE has translation MAFINKIDSNINIGNIQNKNKSNDDNFEEILKKELNETNNLLQSAKKAETDIATGDVKDLAKASITIQKAELKMKMMLEVRNKAISAYKELLKTQI, from the coding sequence ATGGCTTTTATTAATAAAATAGATTCAAATATAAATATCGGAAATATACAAAATAAAAACAAATCAAATGATGATAATTTTGAAGAAATTTTAAAAAAAGAGTTAAATGAGACAAATAATTTACTACAAAGCGCCAAAAAAGCCGAAACCGATATAGCAACCGGAGATGTTAAAGATTTGGCAAAAGCAAGTATAACTATTCAAAAAGCGGAACTTAAAATGAAAATGATGCTTGAAGTCAGAAACAAGGCTATAAGTGCCTATAAAGAGCTACTTAAAACTCAAATTTAA
- a CDS encoding penicillin-binding protein 2 codes for MKNIKIPLVYILFFILFSVIFGAFLFFSIYRPKSYFNPYIKKIESALRGNIVAGNFTLAKSERIYAVYIDPDYISFFKKKLFVDLFSIYTGIKKKEISKKLKTHKRILLAVIDKKTKQQLIYLRRILDKYRVFISVNGIRRGYDIESVAPKNIDGNIVLSPLFKRVYPYNDTFEPYLGSYSKETQKGNNGIEEYYNNVLSPGENGIITGYRDVGGNIIYDKNAVVKYPKNGKTLKLNINIVLQKRIENILDEAKEKYKADEVIAAVMESKSGKIVALASSNRFNPNHITKKDIPNMKISAVRELFEPGSVMKPITFAILLEHNKVNPYEVLNAYNGKWKPDWRKTPIIDDKPFKWLSAENAIVYSSNIVMSQLALKLSAKEQFYGYRKFGLDKISRIDLPYELKGRLQPLKLYNYPVYKSTSAYGYGIVVNFMELLKAYNVFNNNGVMVTPKIADVPTDKKKVIKTLTANEMLNILRKVVLKGTAKAALMDNIFTAGKTGTAHITQNGAYQKVYNSSFFGFADANGKKYTIGVTFFHVKAPFPYYFASATAVPIFKKIVIIMKDEKIFGGKDEGNN; via the coding sequence ATGAAAAATATTAAAATACCTTTAGTTTATATTCTTTTTTTTATTCTTTTTTCAGTTATATTCGGCGCTTTTTTGTTTTTTTCGATTTATAGACCGAAATCATATTTCAATCCTTATATTAAAAAAATCGAAAGTGCGCTCAGAGGGAATATTGTCGCTGGTAATTTCACCTTGGCCAAGAGTGAGAGAATCTATGCTGTTTATATAGACCCTGATTATATATCGTTTTTTAAAAAAAAACTGTTTGTGGATTTATTCAGTATTTATACAGGTATAAAGAAAAAAGAAATTTCAAAGAAATTAAAAACTCATAAAAGAATTCTGCTGGCCGTTATAGACAAAAAAACAAAACAGCAGTTAATTTATTTGAGACGTATTCTCGATAAATACCGTGTTTTCATAAGTGTTAATGGTATAAGAAGAGGATATGACATTGAAAGCGTGGCTCCTAAAAATATAGACGGAAATATAGTCCTTTCACCTCTTTTTAAAAGGGTATATCCGTATAATGATACGTTTGAGCCGTATCTCGGAAGTTATTCAAAAGAAACACAAAAAGGAAACAACGGGATAGAAGAATATTATAATAATGTTTTAAGTCCTGGGGAAAACGGAATTATAACGGGATACAGGGATGTCGGGGGAAATATTATCTACGATAAAAATGCCGTTGTCAAATATCCTAAAAACGGAAAAACATTAAAGCTTAACATAAACATTGTTTTACAAAAAAGAATAGAAAATATTTTGGATGAGGCAAAAGAAAAATATAAAGCGGATGAGGTAATAGCCGCAGTAATGGAAAGTAAAAGCGGAAAAATTGTAGCATTGGCTTCTTCAAACAGGTTTAACCCAAACCATATAACAAAAAAAGATATTCCCAATATGAAAATATCAGCCGTAAGGGAGCTTTTTGAACCCGGCTCAGTTATGAAACCGATAACATTTGCCATTTTACTTGAACATAATAAAGTAAATCCTTATGAAGTATTGAATGCATACAACGGCAAATGGAAACCCGATTGGAGAAAAACTCCTATTATAGATGATAAGCCGTTTAAATGGCTGAGTGCCGAAAACGCAATTGTGTATTCAAGTAATATTGTCATGTCCCAGCTGGCGCTTAAGCTCTCTGCAAAAGAGCAGTTTTACGGTTACAGAAAATTTGGACTTGATAAAATAAGCAGAATCGATTTACCTTACGAATTAAAAGGTAGACTTCAACCTTTAAAACTTTATAATTATCCTGTTTACAAATCAACTTCAGCTTACGGATACGGAATAGTTGTCAATTTTATGGAACTTTTAAAAGCCTATAATGTATTTAACAATAACGGTGTTATGGTAACTCCTAAAATTGCCGATGTTCCTACGGATAAAAAAAAGGTTATTAAGACCTTAACGGCGAATGAAATGCTAAATATTCTAAGAAAAGTTGTTTTAAAAGGGACGGCAAAGGCTGCTTTAATGGATAATATATTTACCGCAGGGAAAACAGGAACCGCCCATATAACCCAAAACGGGGCTTATCAGAAAGTTTATAATTCCTCTTTTTTCGGATTTGCCGATGCAAACGGTAAAAAATATACCATAGGTGTTACATTCTTCCATGTAAAAGCACCTTTCCCGTATTATTTTGCATCAGCCACAGCTGTGCCAATTTTTAAAAAAATTGTTATAATTATGAAAGATGAAAAAATATTTGGGGGAAAGGATGAGGGGAATAATTGA
- a CDS encoding mechanosensitive ion channel family protein has protein sequence MRGIIEILNTTFLNTPLYKIILAFIVLFIFLVFRKIFTLFVLSFFQKLSSKTKTDIDDKFFAAFKNPLRFLFVIAGIWGFFYFLNLKGEFLNHAIRGLLIFDIFWVMYNFVCEFEDWVYHLLGKYGKASRELASFLIKITKAFVVIIGIVAMLQEFGINVTGFIASLGLGGLAFALAAKDTAANLFGGIAILTDNIFKVGEWVKIGNAEGIVEDIGMRTTKIRAFDKRLIVVPNSVIAVSNVENFSRRDRRRVMMKIGLTYSTSVENLNKLLNEIRSYLKNHSLIHKEPLLIYFDEYADSSLNIFCYFFTKTADWEKYLEIKEEINLEIKKTVEKYSSFAFPSNSVYFETPIKVER, from the coding sequence ATGAGGGGAATAATTGAAATTTTAAACACTACTTTTTTAAATACGCCTTTATATAAAATAATTCTGGCTTTTATTGTTTTATTTATATTTTTGGTTTTCAGAAAAATTTTTACACTTTTTGTTCTTTCGTTTTTCCAAAAACTCTCTTCAAAAACCAAAACCGATATAGACGACAAATTTTTTGCCGCATTTAAAAATCCATTGAGATTTTTATTTGTTATAGCCGGTATTTGGGGGTTTTTTTATTTTCTGAATCTTAAAGGCGAATTTTTAAACCATGCAATAAGAGGACTTTTAATTTTTGATATTTTTTGGGTAATGTATAATTTTGTATGTGAATTCGAAGACTGGGTATATCATCTGCTTGGAAAATACGGAAAAGCTTCGAGGGAATTGGCTTCTTTTCTTATAAAAATCACTAAAGCTTTTGTTGTTATTATCGGTATTGTGGCAATGCTTCAGGAATTTGGAATTAATGTTACAGGATTTATCGCTTCACTCGGTCTTGGCGGTTTGGCGTTTGCCTTGGCGGCAAAAGATACGGCTGCAAATCTTTTCGGCGGGATTGCAATACTGACCGACAATATTTTTAAAGTCGGAGAATGGGTGAAAATAGGAAATGCCGAGGGAATTGTGGAAGATATAGGAATGAGAACAACAAAAATAAGGGCTTTTGACAAAAGACTGATAGTTGTTCCGAATTCGGTAATTGCAGTTTCAAATGTAGAAAATTTTTCAAGGCGTGACAGAAGAAGGGTTATGATGAAAATAGGCCTTACATATTCTACAAGTGTGGAAAATTTAAACAAACTGTTAAATGAAATAAGAAGTTATTTAAAAAATCATTCTTTAATTCATAAAGAGCCCCTTTTAATATATTTTGATGAATACGCAGACAGTTCCCTTAATATATTTTGCTATTTTTTTACCAAAACTGCGGACTGGGAAAAATATCTGGAAATAAAAGAGGAAATAAATCTGGAAATTAAAAAAACCGTTGAAAAATATTCATCATTTGCATTTCCGTCAAACAGTGTATATTTTGAAACACCTATAAAGGTAGAACGATAA